CTCTCATTCCACAACTTATTCCTCCACCTTCAAATGCAGGACCTGCAGAACAAGCGCAACTCATCATATAATCTCGGTTTCCAAATACTATCTCTCCATTAGTACCTAAATCAATGAATAGTACATTTTCTTCACTAGACCAAATACCTGCCGATAATACGCCCGCAGTGATATCTCCGCCTACATAACTTGCAACAGAAGGCGCTATAAATACATATGCACTATCATTAATATTTAACCTTACATCTTTTCCTATTAATCTAGGAGATTTTAAAAATGGTGGTATAAATGGTTCTTGTCTTAAGAAATCTGTATATACTCCTAAAAATAGACTTGTCATAGTTGTATTTCCTGCTACTACAAGGCTTACAACATTATCTTTATCTACGCTATTTCTAGTATAGATTGAATCTAATAACGGATTTATAGTTTCTTCTACTACAGCTTCATTTAATTCTTTTAATCCATTTTTCTTTGTTGAATATACAATTCTATGTATGACATCTGCTCCATATTTTATCTGAGCATTTCCAGATGAAGCTTTATCTACAATTTCTTTTGTATATAAATCAACTAAACATATAACTACAGATGTTGTTCCTATATCTATGGCAACTCCATAAAGCTTATTTTCTGTATTTCCTGATTCTATATTAAGTATAGTTATTTTATTTTTCTTTTTAATGTACGTTATAGTTACTTTAAAATTATCTTCTCTTATTACTGTAGGGACTTTTCTTAGTAATTCTATAGTGAAATCTATTTCATCATATCCTAAATGATTTCTTACATATCTTTCTATTCTATCAATATCACTTATATTATCATCTAATGTTGGTTCATCTATCTCTATATAAGTTTTTACAATATTAGTCTTAAACTCAAAATTATTTTCTTCAATTATCTTCTTTGCTCTATCAAAAACTTCCTTATCTTTTTTCTTATCACTACCTTCTATTTTCATTCCATGCATAGATGCTGATAATTTTGAAGGTACTTCTATATCAATATCTTCTATTACTTTTGTATTACATGCTAATATATACCCTTGATTCCATTCCTCATCTTTAATATGATGAGTTTTCTCTGTATCAACTTTCCCTTTAATTAATCTTACCTTACATTTCCCACAAGATACATTTCCATTACAGGGTGCATCTATAAATATTTCTGCATCTCTTGCAACATCCAGTAATTTCTCTCCCTTATTACAGTAAATCTCTTTATTATGTGATGTAAAAGTTACTTTCACCATATCTAATTCCCCCAATATGCTTTTCTAATATAAATTTAGCATATATTATATTTATAGGTATCAATAAGGAGTATGAAAGATTTGCGTGCACTCAATCCTTTCATACTCTTATTTTAATTAATCTATACTAGCTTCGTAACTCTTTGAATTTAATAAGTTTTCTAACTCATCTTCATCAGCTACTTTAACTTTCACTATCCATGCATCATATGGATTTTCATTTATATATTCTGGTTCATCATCTAATTTTTCATTTATATCGACAACCTCTCCAGATACCGGAGCTATTAAATCTGATGCTACTTTTGAGGATTCAACTACGCCGTACTCTTCACCTCGGTTTAATTCATCCCCAATCTCTGGCATTTCAACAAATAGTACTTCTCCTAATTGATTTTGAGCATAGTCTGTTATTCCTATATATGCAAATTCGCCATCTATTTTAACCCATTCATGTTTGTCAGTATATTTTAGATTTGGTATAACTTTCATAGTAATCCTCCCGATATACTAAATTACATTAAATATTCCATTGATAATGCTGGGTGTCCTTTTTCTTCTAAAAATGCCAATACTCCTTCAGAATCACTAGCTATAGTCTCATCACATATCATATCTACAAAGTTTTCTATACCAGTCATTTCTTTAACTGTAGCATTTAATTTATCAGCTACATAGTCTTTTAATTCTTTCGGCATCCAAACTATTCTTTCTGGTCCGCCCTCTGCATAAGCAAACTTTTTAGAAGATATGAAATGTCTTCCGTGTCCCATAAATCCTGGAGTTTGAACCCCTCCACCTGTCATAGAAGCAAGTTCTCCAAATGTCATACCAACAGGAGTTATTTGAGAGAATTCTCTATTTACTATAATAAATCCGTTAGCTTCAGGCATTATACCGCAAATACATTCAAAACATCCACATGAAGTCATTGGATCTTCAAGTATAGAATATAATGTAACATTTTCAACAGCACCTTGAGATATCTCAGATACTGTATTATCAACTGATTGCCATTTTCCTAGTCTATCATCTAGGCACTCACCTTTAACTATAGGTTGGCAAGGTCCAGTTGGATCTAGTTCTTTAGTTGCCTTAGCATCTAACCAACTAACCGCTCCACAAAGTCCAAGCCTTTCAGGAGTAACAACACAAACATGTGCTGGTGCGAAAGATTGGCAAAGGTTACAAGAATAGAACTCTTCAACACTTTCATCAACTAATGAAGCTAACCTTTCATCTCTAGCATCGTATCTAGTTATAGCTTGAGATTTTAATTCAGAAACTTTTTGTTCATCTGTTACTATTGTTATTTCACACTTATCAACAACAGATTCAAATTCATCTCTCATTTTAGCATATAAAACTTCTCCTATATGCTCTAATCTAAATCCTTTTTCATAAGCATCTTTAGATATTCTTATCCAAGACATATCTCTCTGACCAACATGCATTACACCTTCTATGTAGTTTAAGAAGTAATGTAATCTTCTTTCAAGAACTGGTTCAAAGTCTTCTTGCATCGATTTACCTGCTATATTAACTATAATAGCAAGTGGTAATCTTACTACACCATTTGATTCTACTTCATCTATATTAGGACCTATTACTGATATTTTATGGTCTTCAACTTCACTTAACTCTCTCTTTATAACAAGTTCCCAAGCTTCAGTTTTATTTCCACCAAATTCAGCAAACATGTCGTTCTTTCTAATTCTTTCACCTTCAAATGCAGCTGCAAATGATACTGGTATTGGTATATCTGTTATTTTTATTTTTATTCCTCTAGCTTCTAATGAAGTTGCTACAAACTTATCATAATCCTTTTGAGTCAATAAATTCATTGGAACTTCTAGAACTGTTTGATCAGTTATAACTGGAAATCCTAAAGCTATAGCTCCAGCTCCAGCAGATATAACTAATTCACTTAATGGTCCAAATGCATTTACGAATGCTGGAACTCTCTTAGAAGTATATTCTAATAATCCTGGTAAATCCCCTGGCGTTAAATTTCCAAATATTAATGCCGCTCTTACTGCAACAGATACTACATGTATAACTGATGTTACATCATATCCTAAAGGTATAACCCTTAGTTCTAACCCCATTTTTATTCCAGCTTCTATAACTTGATCTATTACTTTACCAACTAAGAAAGTAAGTAAACCTTTAGCTTGGTAATCTTTTATTATTTTAGATGCAGTTTCAGCGTCTGGGCATTCTCCAAGAACGACTGCAACACCTGGTATATCTCCTGTAACTAGTGGAACACCAAGTGATCTTATTATAGGGTCAGTTATATGACCTGTGCAAGGTTCACTGTATGGAGCATCGCTAGTTGCATATTTTATAGCCTCTATAACTTCAGCTGCAAGTGCTGTAGCTAATCCTGAATTTAAAGCATGTTCTAATAAATGAGTTTTATTTATTAAGCTTTCTACTATTTCAAGAGCACCTTCTAAGTCTCCTAAACAGTTCATTTTTTTCCCTGTAGCTGCATATATACACGGTAACGAATATGCAGTATCAGGGAATGATACCGTATGCTCTCTTCCATTTGATTCTATTGCTTGATTTAATAAACCTCTTGCAGCTTCTAAAGCTTGCTCAGATCCTGTAAAAATTATATTATATAGGTTCACTCTATATCCCCCCCTTTTTAGGCTTTTTCAATTATATTTTTATATCTTATATGTTAAATGCAAATGAACCTTCATTTAACTCTAAAAATGAGTCTGCATATAGAGAAGCTCCTCTTATTATGTCACAAGATTTTACTGTTCTCATTAATCCTTCATCACAAGGATTTACTATAGCTGAACTAAATCCATTTGCCATAGCCATTGCTAAAAATGCACTGTCAAGTATTGGTCTTACATGTTTTGGGCATCCATTAGATACATTCGATAATCCTCCTGTAGTTAATAATCCCATTTCTGTCATCATTCTTATAGCTTCTAAAACTTCTACTTGCTTATCCTGCATTCCTTTTATAACTAAGCATAATGGATCAAATAACATATCTTCAGGTTCTAATCCTACCATTAGACCTTGCTCTAACATTTCTTGGCAATAAGCCATACGCTCATCATTATCTTTTGGTATACCTTCTTTAGCGCATAAAGCTATAACCTTAGCTTCATATTCTCCTGCTAAATCTATTAAATCTAATCTTGAACCTGCATCAGCAGAATTTATTATTGGTTTAGCATGAGTTCTATTATATACTTTAAGTCCCGCTTCTATAGCTTTTCTATTTGCAGTATCTAAAGCTAAAGGAACATTATTAAACTCTTTTTGAAGCAATTGAACTCCCCAAGTCATTAAATCTTCTCCATCTCTTTCAGCAGGACCTATGTTAAAATCTATATAGTGCGCTCCAGCTTCTAATTGCTCCTTAGCTCTTTTTAATATTGGTTCAGGATTTCTCTCAGCTAAAGCTTTTCTTATTACTGGTGATATACAGTGTATTCTTTCACCTATTATCATAAACTTTTCCATTTGATTTATCCCCCTATAAGTTACTTATTATATTTTGTAACAGTAACTAAATGATATTTAACTACAATTTGAATTTATATACTATGCATTTGATACAGCTTCTCGCTTAGCTTTATATTCTTTTAGGAACTTCGGTATCTCCATAGATTCTTCTGTTCCTATTATTACATTCCATCCTGGTAAATTATCTTCTATATCTCCTTTTAATACAGCAACTTTTCCTGGTATTATTAAATCTCTATTCTTAGTCATCTCTTCTATTTTACTTTCTTTTATAAATTTAGCTATACTACTTCCACTAAACTTACCTGCAGACCAAGCAGTTAATACAGAATATCCTCCTGCATCTGGTATTGCTAAGTATGTTGGAACTTTAGATCTTTCTATATCTCCTGATACTATGAAATAAGTTAATGCAAAGTCAACAGTAACTATTACTGGTGAATTTTCATCTGCATTATTTATTGAGTAAACTTTTGGTTCAACTCTCATTGGCCTTTGTGGATCAGTGTATATATTTTGTCTTAATGCGAATAATGGTAATGCTTTTGAGTAATCTATGTCATCTATTACTATTATAGATCCATATTTTATTGTAAATATTGATGATATGGCTACTTCCATTTGTGGGTCGTTATTTGATAGTTTGTTTGCAAATACTATTGACGGGTATCCAAATGTTCTGTCTTGTTCTTTTAAAGCTATTCTTCTAACTTGAACAGCATTTGTAAATGTATCTTTTATATTTTCTCCTGTTACATCTAATAATAATTCTCTATATCCTAATCCTTGAATTGCTTCTATAGTAGAGTATAACTCTTCTAAGTTAGCAGCCTTTACACCTAGAGCTAATTTAAGATCTTTTACTAACTCAACCATTCCCTTGTAATTTTCTTTATTAGCCCCATAAACTATTGGTTTTTTATCTTTTAATATTTCTATAGCTTCTTTAGCTATATCTACATCTTCACATACTATTATATGAGTTACATCTAATCCGCTTTCGTTAACTCTATTTACTAAGTTTAAGAATCCATCTTTATTATAGCGATATTCTAAAACTACCATTTCAGCTTTCATTTCTTCGCCTATTCTTATATAGTTAACAGCTTTTATATTAGCTATTTTAAAATCTATTTGTTCATTAGTCATAGAATCATCAAATGCTACTGCATATCTATTTCTATTTACTAATGTTTTTTCATGTCTAAATAATACTGTTTCAGCGCCTAATTCATACTCAGAAGTTCCACTTCCTACTTTTAAAGTTCTCATTAAAGGTGCTGTCGCTTCTGATAATTTTGCTATTGAATCATCAGACATATGTGGACACTTACTTACTTCTACGGCTCCTGAAGCAACTTTCATAGAGAAAGCCATACAAGTTGGAAATCCACAATCCTTACAGTTTTTCTTTGGTGTTAATTTAAATATATCTAAAGCTTTTAATGCCATTATTTTTCCCCCTAACCTTACAATTTAATTAAGCTAACGCACTAACTAATTCTTTTATAGTCTCTACTGATTTTGGATGACGAAGTATAACCGCATTTGCTCCACAAACTAAAGCACTTGCTGCAGTAGATACTTCCATATTTATACCTCTTTGTTCTGCACATCCCCATTGTGGTTCATCTTCAATGCTTGCTACAGATTCTTTAACATGCCAAGATTCAAATGAAACTGGAGTTACTATAGGCATTTGTAATGTTTTATCATTTTGACCAAATGCGGCAAGTCTAATTCTATCCATAGTAGATGCAACATACTCATATCCGTAACCAACAGCCGAGCATCCTACTTGCATAACTATATTTTCAGGTTTAACACCCAATTGATTTAATAATACGTTTAATTGTTTAGCTAGGTTTATATCAACCGAAGATTCAGCTACTACTTTATGATTATACGCCATTGTAGATGCAGCTCCAACTGCTTTGTAATTATCTTCTGTAGCTGATAAAAATAAACAGTTATTTCCATCAACAGCTTGAGCTATCTTTTCAAATACCTTAGCATCTTTTTCATGATTTCCACACCCTGCTATAACCATAGGTAACTTAACTGATTCAACTACATTTTTAGCAACTTTAGCACATTCTTCTGGACTTCTATCTAATCCATTTGGATCAGAACTTTCAAGCCTTAAACATATAAAGTCTGGTTTTAAATTTTCCTCTATGTATTTAGCCCATTTAACTGGACAATCACAAACATCTTTATACATTTCTTTAAATTCATTAGTCCATCCTTCTGGATATACATCTAACATTTCTATTCCCACTTTTGGGGTATTTCCAGTATCTCCATCAAAGCTATAAAATGGTAAAGTACTTTCTCCACCTATTTTTATTGCCTTTTCCCCTCTCCCTATTTCTACTTCTGATATCTTTCCAGAATATTTTTGAACAGACATCTTAAATGCCATAGTTTTATCCCCCTTAAGCCTAATTTAATTCTAACTTATTCATTATATCATTTATAGCTATCTTAGCTTTTGAATCCTCAGGTAAATTAACCAATGGTATTCCTGAAGAATCATATTCATATATCATTTCATCCATAGGTACTACACCTATAAGATTTAGATTATGTTTAGCAATTTCCTCTTTTATTCCTTCATTTAATTTTCCATTTGGAGCTTTATTTATAATTAAGTATATCTCTCCTACACTTAATTTTAATTCCCTCGCTAAATCTCTAATTCTAGCAACAGCCTGAACACTTCGTCTTGAACAATCACTAACTAATAAAAGTTTATCTATGTGTTTTGTCGTTTTTCTACTTAGATGTTCCATTCCGGCTTCATTATCTATAACTAAATATTCATAAGCATCAGATAGTTTATCAGTTTGCTCTCTTAATATTCCATTTACATAGCAATAACAACCTTCTCCTTCAGATCTTCCCATTACTATTAAGTCATATCCATCGCCTTCTGCTAAACAAGTATTTAATCTATATTGTAAATATTGAGCTTTAGTCATACCTCCTGGAAAAGCATTGCCTTGTTTTTCCCTTTGGTTAACTTCTTCTCTGATTGAACCTATAGTAGTTTCAACCTCTATACCTAATACTTCATTTATATTAGCATTTGCATCTGCATCAACAACTAATACTGGCCCCTTATTATTAGCTGTTAGGTTATCAATTAAAAGCCCTGTAAGACTAGTCTTTCCAGTTCCACCTTTACCTGCCACTGCTATATTATATCCCATATTAAGATTTCCCCCTTTTATTTGTCAAAACAGAGCTTTTAATATACTCTGTTTTGTATTAAACTTTCGCCTTTTTTAATTTTGGAGCTGCATGAACACATTCACCATGCACATCGTGAAGAGCTTCCATTAAGCCTTCTGATAACGTTGGATGTGCGTGTATAACATCTCCTACTTGCTCTACAGTTAATCCTAAATGTACTGCAAGTGATAATTCTGTTAATAGATCTGTTGCATGAGGACCTACTATTGATGCCCCTACTATCTTGTCTTCACTATCTGCAAGAACTTTTATAAATCCTTGTATACGACCTATAGCTTGAGCTTTACCTAATCCTCTAAATTCAAACTTACCTACATTATACTCAATACCTTCAGCATCTAACTGCTTTTGAGTTTTCCCAACAGCAGCAACTTCAGGTTCAGTATATACACATCTTGGAACTGTTGTGTAATCTACTGTTTTATATTTACCAAAAGCATTTTCTGCAGCAACTATACCTTCTTTAGAAGCAACGTGTGCAAGCATTGGAGTATTGATTAAATCTCCTATTGCGTATATACCTTCTATATTAGTCTCAAGGTTTTCATTAACCACTATTTTACCTCGGTTTAACTCTATTCCTAATTCTTCAATTCCAGATCCTTCAATATTAGGTTTTCTTCCTATTGCAACTAATACATATTGAGTATTTACCTTTTTTCCGTCTGATAATGTTGATACTACTTCGTCCCCTACTACTTCGCAAGAATCAACTCCACTATTTAGTAACACTTTAATTTTATCTTTTTTAAATTGTCTCTGCAACTGCTTCACAATATCTTTATCTTCATATGGTAATAGCTGTTCACCTCTTTGAACTATAGTAACTTCAGTGCCTAAAACTCCAAAGAACTGACCTATTTCACATCCTATTACCCCTCCACCTATTATTAACATAGACTTAGGTAATTCAGAAAGTTCTAGCACTTCGTCACTAGTGATTATACGCTTTTTATCATATGGAAACATTGGAGGTACTATTGGAACAGATCCATTAGCTAATATTATTTTATCAGCTTTTATAGTTTCTATTGTTCCATCTTCTTTGGTAACTTCTATAGTGTTTTTATCTACAAGCTTACCAAATCCATTTACTAAATTTATCCCTCTTTTTTCAAATAAAAATTCTATTCCACTTACTAATTGATCTACTATTTTATCTTTTCTTTTCATTACCGATAAAAAATCTGCAGTAATTTCTCCATCTATATTTATACCAAAGTCTTTGGCTTCTTTTATATTCATTAACATTGAAGAAGATGCAAGTAATGCTTTAGTAGGTATACAGCCAGCGTTTAAGCAAGTTCCTCCTACTTT
The Romboutsia ilealis genome window above contains:
- the acsV gene encoding corrinoid activation/regeneration protein AcsV, with amino-acid sequence MVKVTFTSHNKEIYCNKGEKLLDVARDAEIFIDAPCNGNVSCGKCKVRLIKGKVDTEKTHHIKDEEWNQGYILACNTKVIEDIDIEVPSKLSASMHGMKIEGSDKKKDKEVFDRAKKIIEENNFEFKTNIVKTYIEIDEPTLDDNISDIDRIERYVRNHLGYDEIDFTIELLRKVPTVIREDNFKVTITYIKKKNKITILNIESGNTENKLYGVAIDIGTTSVVICLVDLYTKEIVDKASSGNAQIKYGADVIHRIVYSTKKNGLKELNEAVVEETINPLLDSIYTRNSVDKDNVVSLVVAGNTTMTSLFLGVYTDFLRQEPFIPPFLKSPRLIGKDVRLNINDSAYVFIAPSVASYVGGDITAGVLSAGIWSSEENVLFIDLGTNGEIVFGNRDYMMSCACSAGPAFEGGGISCGMRASNGAIEKVKIDKETLKPTLTTIGDVSPIGICGSGIIDLICQMLLTGIIDRRGKIHRDIDNERIIFNEYETGEYVLAFKEEYNLDQDITINEVDIDNFIKAKGAIYSGASVLIESLGMDFSVIDKVYIAGGIGNNLDIENSILIGLLPDIEREKFIYIGNSSLVGSYLALISKDAKKKLQEIGSEITYVELSVYPTYMDEFISACFLPHTNIEQFPTIKSKLGE
- the gcvH gene encoding glycine cleavage system protein GcvH, which translates into the protein MKVIPNLKYTDKHEWVKIDGEFAYIGITDYAQNQLGEVLFVEMPEIGDELNRGEEYGVVESSKVASDLIAPVSGEVVDINEKLDDEPEYINENPYDAWIVKVKVADEDELENLLNSKSYEASID
- the acsB gene encoding acetyl-CoA decarbonylase/synthase complex subunit alpha/beta, with amino-acid sequence MNLYNIIFTGSEQALEAARGLLNQAIESNGREHTVSFPDTAYSLPCIYAATGKKMNCLGDLEGALEIVESLINKTHLLEHALNSGLATALAAEVIEAIKYATSDAPYSEPCTGHITDPIIRSLGVPLVTGDIPGVAVVLGECPDAETASKIIKDYQAKGLLTFLVGKVIDQVIEAGIKMGLELRVIPLGYDVTSVIHVVSVAVRAALIFGNLTPGDLPGLLEYTSKRVPAFVNAFGPLSELVISAGAGAIALGFPVITDQTVLEVPMNLLTQKDYDKFVATSLEARGIKIKITDIPIPVSFAAAFEGERIRKNDMFAEFGGNKTEAWELVIKRELSEVEDHKISVIGPNIDEVESNGVVRLPLAIIVNIAGKSMQEDFEPVLERRLHYFLNYIEGVMHVGQRDMSWIRISKDAYEKGFRLEHIGEVLYAKMRDEFESVVDKCEITIVTDEQKVSELKSQAITRYDARDERLASLVDESVEEFYSCNLCQSFAPAHVCVVTPERLGLCGAVSWLDAKATKELDPTGPCQPIVKGECLDDRLGKWQSVDNTVSEISQGAVENVTLYSILEDPMTSCGCFECICGIMPEANGFIIVNREFSQITPVGMTFGELASMTGGGVQTPGFMGHGRHFISSKKFAYAEGGPERIVWMPKELKDYVADKLNATVKEMTGIENFVDMICDETIASDSEGVLAFLEEKGHPALSMEYLM
- the acsE gene encoding carbon monoxide dehydrogenase/acetyl-CoA synthase methytransferase subunit; the encoded protein is MEKFMIIGERIHCISPVIRKALAERNPEPILKRAKEQLEAGAHYIDFNIGPAERDGEDLMTWGVQLLQKEFNNVPLALDTANRKAIEAGLKVYNRTHAKPIINSADAGSRLDLIDLAGEYEAKVIALCAKEGIPKDNDERMAYCQEMLEQGLMVGLEPEDMLFDPLCLVIKGMQDKQVEVLEAIRMMTEMGLLTTGGLSNVSNGCPKHVRPILDSAFLAMAMANGFSSAIVNPCDEGLMRTVKSCDIIRGASLYADSFLELNEGSFAFNI
- the acsC gene encoding acetyl-CoA decarbonylase/synthase complex subunit gamma; this translates as MALKALDIFKLTPKKNCKDCGFPTCMAFSMKVASGAVEVSKCPHMSDDSIAKLSEATAPLMRTLKVGSGTSEYELGAETVLFRHEKTLVNRNRYAVAFDDSMTNEQIDFKIANIKAVNYIRIGEEMKAEMVVLEYRYNKDGFLNLVNRVNESGLDVTHIIVCEDVDIAKEAIEILKDKKPIVYGANKENYKGMVELVKDLKLALGVKAANLEELYSTIEAIQGLGYRELLLDVTGENIKDTFTNAVQVRRIALKEQDRTFGYPSIVFANKLSNNDPQMEVAISSIFTIKYGSIIVIDDIDYSKALPLFALRQNIYTDPQRPMRVEPKVYSINNADENSPVIVTVDFALTYFIVSGDIERSKVPTYLAIPDAGGYSVLTAWSAGKFSGSSIAKFIKESKIEEMTKNRDLIIPGKVAVLKGDIEDNLPGWNVIIGTEESMEIPKFLKEYKAKREAVSNA
- the acsD gene encoding acetyl-CoA decarbonylase/synthase complex subunit delta gives rise to the protein MAFKMSVQKYSGKISEVEIGRGEKAIKIGGESTLPFYSFDGDTGNTPKVGIEMLDVYPEGWTNEFKEMYKDVCDCPVKWAKYIEENLKPDFICLRLESSDPNGLDRSPEECAKVAKNVVESVKLPMVIAGCGNHEKDAKVFEKIAQAVDGNNCLFLSATEDNYKAVGAASTMAYNHKVVAESSVDINLAKQLNVLLNQLGVKPENIVMQVGCSAVGYGYEYVASTMDRIRLAAFGQNDKTLQMPIVTPVSFESWHVKESVASIEDEPQWGCAEQRGINMEVSTAASALVCGANAVILRHPKSVETIKELVSALA
- a CDS encoding ATP-binding protein, whose product is MGYNIAVAGKGGTGKTSLTGLLIDNLTANNKGPVLVVDADANANINEVLGIEVETTIGSIREEVNQREKQGNAFPGGMTKAQYLQYRLNTCLAEGDGYDLIVMGRSEGEGCYCYVNGILREQTDKLSDAYEYLVIDNEAGMEHLSRKTTKHIDKLLLVSDCSRRSVQAVARIRDLARELKLSVGEIYLIINKAPNGKLNEGIKEEIAKHNLNLIGVVPMDEMIYEYDSSGIPLVNLPEDSKAKIAINDIMNKLELN
- the lpdA gene encoding dihydrolipoyl dehydrogenase, which encodes MKIVVIGGGPGGYVAAIKAAMLGAEVTVIEKKKVGGTCLNAGCIPTKALLASSSMLMNIKEAKDFGINIDGEITADFLSVMKRKDKIVDQLVSGIEFLFEKRGINLVNGFGKLVDKNTIEVTKEDGTIETIKADKIILANGSVPIVPPMFPYDKKRIITSDEVLELSELPKSMLIIGGGVIGCEIGQFFGVLGTEVTIVQRGEQLLPYEDKDIVKQLQRQFKKDKIKVLLNSGVDSCEVVGDEVVSTLSDGKKVNTQYVLVAIGRKPNIEGSGIEELGIELNRGKIVVNENLETNIEGIYAIGDLINTPMLAHVASKEGIVAAENAFGKYKTVDYTTVPRCVYTEPEVAAVGKTQKQLDAEGIEYNVGKFEFRGLGKAQAIGRIQGFIKVLADSEDKIVGASIVGPHATDLLTELSLAVHLGLTVEQVGDVIHAHPTLSEGLMEALHDVHGECVHAAPKLKKAKV